The DNA sequence atatatgtggttcagGAACATAAGTATGAGATTGAGAACGATAGGCTCAAATATGGCTTAAGTATTTTGAGTCTGTTTGGTAAGGTGTTGTTTTGTTTTCACTTTAAGACAACGACAAAATTTCCTTTCGGCTCTTgtcatttttttgtatgttaCGATTGTTTGGAACACCTTCCTACTTGTTATGTTTCATAACGTAAAGTGTAAATATAACCTTTTCAACTAtatttttttcaccaaaaaaaaaaaaaaaaccaatatatatccTTGCAATGAAAtccatcttatatatatatatatatacacaccaaaattaataaaaaaaaatgccgTAAGTCTTATTTTTGAAGAGAAGTGATAGAATTCCATTCatctaatctttttttctttaaataatatgatattatatcaTTGGTTGGAGAGAAAATAGGAATAGAAGATCTAGATTGAACAGAATATTGCTAGGTAGGGGTATTTAATCAATCCTGGCAGAATTCGCCACCTATAGAGAtgaatttttaatggttttatcACTAAATAATGCTAGAGGTATATTTAATTTGTCAACATAATTATTAAGAATCCACATgtcattatttgattggtttataattaataatatttagcattttaaggatttattattgattttttagattatattaatatgttaattaatcaaattatgatATGTGTATTCTTAAAAAATATGGTAGCAGAATAAATTATTCCtgtaacattaattaattggtcaaattaaattaattagctatttttttaaaaaagaaagaagaaaaaagaagaaagagaagaaaatcctTGCAATCTACTCAAATCTACTTAATTTATCTGTAAgcatgaaagaaaatattgcaCATACTAACTTGCATTTGTCGCTTAGGAGATAACTTAGTAGCAGTGGCCACTAATAGGGAGCAATGTCGGATTAAATGAAGCCCAAtgaccgaaaaaaaaaaatcattaacttTCATTATCTTagcgataaataaataaataaaagaaaagaaaaggagaaacaAAGGAAAATCATGAACTTCCATTAACATCTCAATCGAAACTCTTTTTTGTATATTTACTAGCTAGACTGTCACCATATGGTTACTAGTGTATAATACCAGAGcgtgtaaatatatttatatatatactatgtCATCCATATTTAGTTCGATCTCCTGAGCTTTTCTGAAaggaatttgttattttttggcCTTTATGTATAACCACTCACAAAAAGCAAcaaccatttatatatatagtctcaAATCTGACATTTGGTTTGCATATATGCAATCATGAGAATAGTAATGTCCAGGGCAGTTTGGACATTAGAGAGCAAAACTACTATAAtctccttctttctttcttttttcggtAGCATCTCCTTCCTTCTAcctctatatttttttcttcttctttttttttttttttttttttcctattttattaaaaaaatcaaaatttttatttgtgatttatGAATTTGgtgttattaatttataaattaacgGAATAATTAATgatcatatataaatagaataatTGTTTAATGACCGCGGTTTCACATCCCATTATATGTGGTGGAAAGTGAATCAATATAATATTCGCAAATTAAGCGTCCACACCTTGTCAGgactgtctatatatatatatatatatatattattaaagaaGAATCgatcttatttattaatttattcagtAAAAATTTGTCCAATAATTATAAATCAAGTTAAAAATGATATATCTGTTATGAAAGAATGAGATTGTAAAGTATCTCGTTCCATGTATCAGGGACTCCCGAAAGGCACCAATGGCTACAATCCATCCCAGATGGGCCTCCCAAGCCATAATGAGAAGGATGTCCATCTTTACGAAGAAGAGACAGATTGGTTATGTCTAGCAATGTCACTGGCTTTCTCATTGTGCTCAGCACTTCCTTCAGCTTGAACAATGCCTCTGGCAATCCTCCTGGATATGTTGAACCAGCCAATGGTATTTTCTGTCCCGCACAGCTCTTTGCTTTTGGCTCATTCCATAGACTCCCACTgctcaaaattaatttcataatataattaatataaattcaaTCATCTTCTTGGAgctttttaattgaaattatgaTTATTGTTATAACATCAGCATTGGTATGCAAGACATACAATTTTCACCATACAGATTACTGTATAGGTTAGCTTGACATATAAAAAAGCTCTTATTCTAAAAGTTTCATGTCAGTTGAGACTTACTGTACAAATTCGGTAAAAGTACatgcttttaaaaattatttatcaaatcgaaatttaaatagttttgcAACACAAATTAAGTCATGAGATTGAATCCTATCATCTAAATTAATGCTACACTAGAACCAATTTAATCGAAGAGACCATGTTATGCAACTTGTGCTTGAGCAAATTTTCAGCACTTTTGGAAGAGAgagtactatttttttttttttttctctctctctctctctggggGGTATGGTGGGTGGGTAAGGAGAGTACTATGTGTTCCGATTTTAATATGTGAGGTCCAGCTTTGCACAACTTTGGACAAATAGGACCCCACAAAGAGAGATTTTTGGGGTTGCCTTCAAGCTTAAAATGTCGCTTTGTAGATGTACAAAAGCTATATAACTAGGCCAATAAAGTATGATGAAACTTTCTGCCTACTGTCAGTAAAAGTTGTGTATGTACAAAAAAGTCTGTCCTCTACCATAAAGCATACAAAAATCTGCAAACTTACATAGATGGCATAAATATTAGCTGGAGTGCTTGAACTACATAATTTCTAGGTAAATAAACAGACAGGGATGCAATAATGATATATATGGAAAGCTAGCCGTTTATCAACTTGTTACTAAATAATATGGTAACGTTATTATTACctatatttagtttatattacttttttaacaaattaaataatttattttatcatttgatAGATAATTTAGTGTGTATGGCACTACTGGATAgggatataaaataaaaattcaaatatatgaaagtaaaaaaaaaaaaaaaaaaaacttacttaTAGTGAGATGGAGAAATTCCTTGGAAGTAAACAGTTGTTTTTGAAGGATTAATATTTGAATCCACCCAGGCTGCCCATGTCCTGAGTGCCTTCTCAAAAGCAAGCATACGATCCATATCTTTTTTGATCCCTTCTCCATCTTGGATGTAATCCCATctgaaatattatttaattacagCCAAATTCATAACATtgtatatgttaaaatatatttgttgcaAAAgggattttaatttaattactaaaattgataagaaatttaatttacAGGAAGAAATTATAATTGGGTGAGagacatgtatatgtatatgtacatacGGTTGAGAAGGTCCTCTACGATTCCACCAATGCCAAGTGTTGAAGATGAGCATGTCAATCCCTTTCCAAAGCTTGCCTCCCTCAATTGAATCCAATTTCAACACTCTTCCCATTTGTTCTCTTACAACATCCACTAGGTACACATTCCTATCAAGCATCACTTTCACCCCATAATCCTGCATGCATATCCATGCATTATTAGTATCAAATTCACTATCACCAATTATTCAACAATCATAGCCTAATAATTTAGCATCAATCTAGtgataaaaatactattttctcaaaaaaaaaaaaaaaattggaattcaAATCTCATAAACCagatcaaataatataacaatttctACTTCATTAGAGAAATTTTCAAAGCACAAACATTCCTACCAATATTAGAGGCAGTGTAGCTTGGTCAGCCGCAAAAGATGCTTATACATtcaattcttaattaatttcacatgtatgttaatctttttctttcacgTTTATGTTACACTTTTTAATAtaacacttttctttttccctggTTGGTCCAAGTTTACAGCTTATATGACCATGTGATTTGAAATCTGTGATATCTTTCcagattaattaataaacataaaaataaaactccAAAATCCAGATACCTCCCTTGCGCCTAACCAATTGAGAGTCACAGACATGAATTAATGGTGGTTCAAAAATCACTTTTGGAGAGTAGTGACAAAAATGAAGACATATCCATGAAGCAAGTTGCAccggaaagaaaaagaaaaaaaaagtgtggggcaaaaaaaaaataaataaaaagccaaaaaaagctTCATTAAATGCTTTGTGGACACGGGCGACCAACAAGAGAGCCAAGAGGACATGTTATTCTCCAACCATGGCAGTAAATATTCAAATCGGAAACAAATCTTATGGACTTATGTGCAACAAAATTAAGCCTTTtaccagagaaaaaaaaaattaataaataaaccagTGGTGAAAAAGGAGGCAAAGcaaattttaaagaataaaaagaggGCCACATGGTTGACAGAATCATGACAAAAATGAATTTGATTGAATTGGGAAATTGGAAGATGATCATTGCTTTGCCTTGCGACCAAAAGGAatcagattattattattattagaaatttCACGTgacactttttttatttttatttttaatttacgcATTGACAACTGAAGCCTCCATTTTTATTCAAATGACTTTCTAGTCCCCCAAATTTCATTATTAACCCACCATTAGTTGCCTAGTTTACATCAGTTTGTCAATCAGgatatttattaatgattaagaTATGGATGATTAAAAATCGAAAGTTGAaccactaaaaaataaaaataaaaacttactaGTTAAATTATAATCATGgtgataataatttataattaggaTGTTAATTATTCTATTTTCTAGCTCCAATTGAAATGTGCAAGCTCACCCCAAAGAACCAATTTTAATCATGatgaaagtttttctttttacgtaattttaatgtaaaaacaCATTTTTGTCCATTCTATTAGCTAAATCAGAAATgtagggttaaaaaaaaaaaaaaaaaaaaagaaagaaaaaaaaatgaagaagaagaaaaaagacatACCGTGAACTCAAAAGTGGAAACATCTTCAAGTCTTGAAACTTTGTAATTGGCATTGGGCAGTGCAGAGTGAAGCAGGCATGTCAGTGACTGCCATTGATTCCGGCTTAGCGTATCTCCTACGAACATAATGCTTTTCCCTCTCATTCTCTTCAAGAAATCCTTCCCATCAAATCTACAATAATCAAGTAccacttaataataataataataatttgatcaaTCAacagcttcattttttttttttttttttttttgtaatttcatcAATCAACATCTTCTTTTAATTAGTTGCAAaattttacatacatatattgtatatatatatatatatatttctaccgaataaagaaaataaatttatgctgctttatatatatacaacacgAGAATGACAACTAATAATTTTCATGTCAACCCAAAACAAAGATAATTCTGTGGAAAGAGTCGATAGAAGAAGGGACCATTTAGTAATTTCAACTTCTGAAAGGCGCAAAAATGGAACTGGTGGAGACGCACACAGATAATTGGGTGCGGAACCCATCCACCACCGCAAACAAAGATGAGCTGTTGGGTTTTCCATGCCATGTGACGTGACAATcttaattttctctctctatcacATGGACAGCCCACCGTAGAGCCCGTGAGCTTTACACCACTAAATAGTTGTTACCATTCCCCACATTACATACAGCCAACAGAATATGTTGTTGACTTTTATTCTATTCTTTTGGAAAATGACCCAACTAAATTCGGACACTTGGATTTTTCCTAATCGGGATTTCTCTTTAATTAGCATAAACCAGTTCGAAGTCACCAATCTACGTCTTCCACGTGGTAGGTcttgggccttttttttttttgtttttttttttgaatctttgAAATTCGCTACACAAAATTCCCAcctaaaattttaattcaattttactcaaattcaattaaaattttgaaaaatacatGTCTATATCAAAATTCGAATTCAAAATGACTGATTTATTTAGCTtttacgatttttttttttttcccatttgttACGTAGTCATAGATTCACCTTAACCGTTCTGAAAGTCTTATTAAAATCCtaatttattagtttaattaaaGCATAAACTATGCTCTAAAAATATATTCATGCAAAGAAAAATGTCTGTCGGAAGCACTTAACGAGGTACATAAAAAATTTGGCCACTGGAAACATTCTTTAGGACATGATAGACAAAAGgtccaattttttttctattggcCACTCATTCTGTCGCTACTctatatctttttaaaataataatttcttcttTCTGCTAAATTCACATGCTGTCTCCATAACTTCTTTAAGAAATCAAACTGTTCATATGGTAACACAAGGGACAGATCTAATTTCAGACTTCTTAGGTGGGTATGAAAAAGTAACTTGggtttcttttaataaaatttttaaaccaataattttatgaaattataaaatatcaaagGGCATTAATGATTTTCTCCTATCAAACTGATATTATACGTTTGTTATCCAATGCAATAAATTTTCTACTTCttttagagagagagtgaaaatttaattacatatggTCTAGCTAAAGCTAACAATTTCCCAGAATTGGGTGTGTTACTTAATTCTGTAATACAGTTAAACATGAGTGattaaccaaaagaaaaataaattaataaatatagaatGAGTAGGTGGCCTACTGACTTTAATCACCAAAATCTGtcaaatttaagaaattaaaaattctaacctctatattgaatttatttgaGACTCAATGAACAAAAAGTTGTAAATTTCATTTGGGTATTTGACACCAAATATGTCCCCTCACTACACGTAAACTAATATATCACACTATCTCTAACCGCCACTCATAAACATACGTCGCATTCacccaagaaaagaaaatacctTACAGGCTAAAAGCGACAATGAAAACTCAGCTGGCCTAATCTTTTTTTTGTTCCCAATAAGCAATTTGATTTTAGACCCATAAAATTTGCATATTCCCATTATTAGCATCATACCAATAATCACTTATCTTACTTTTTGGATGGGCTAAGCTGAAAATATTGCATTATTTGACAGAAAAGGCTtttcagcattttttttttttttttttagttatgatAATGAGCTATATGTAACATGTAcaacaaaataatgaattttttattgcacaataatagaataaaaagattttttttttttttaaataggtaTAGCAAATAtgagagagatttttttttttttttttttgttacctTGCTAGATTGCAGCCTTGTGGTTGCCATTTGTATTTGGTATAAATCTGGTCAGGACGGCCATTTCTCTGACAAGCGAACTCATGCTCGATGAAAGGACAAACG is a window from the Ziziphus jujuba cultivar Dongzao chromosome 11, ASM3175591v1 genome containing:
- the LOC107432590 gene encoding protein trichome birefringence-like 41, which encodes MALQFHSNSSVLIAIFHLLLVLLHCLQAKAANGYCDLFKGSWVLDQSYPLYNPSVCPFIEHEFACQRNGRPDQIYTKYKWQPQGCNLARFDGKDFLKRMRGKSIMFVGDTLSRNQWQSLTCLLHSALPNANYKVSRLEDVSTFEFTDYGVKVMLDRNVYLVDVVREQMGRVLKLDSIEGGKLWKGIDMLIFNTWHWWNRRGPSQPWDYIQDGEGIKKDMDRMLAFEKALRTWAAWVDSNINPSKTTVYFQGISPSHYNGSLWNEPKAKSCAGQKIPLAGSTYPGGLPEALFKLKEVLSTMRKPVTLLDITNLSLLRKDGHPSHYGLGGPSGMDCSHWCLSGVPDTWNEILYNLILS